The following proteins are encoded in a genomic region of Streptomyces collinus Tu 365:
- a CDS encoding MBL fold metallo-hydrolase, whose amino-acid sequence MAEAFDHGGGVRSVRVPIPDNPLGHTLVYVVDTDRGPVLVDTGWDDPAAWDALTAGLTACGTSVGEVAGVVVTHHHPDHHGLSGQVREVSGAWVAMHAADAAIVRRARETRPGRWYAYMAAKLTAAGAPEEHVAPLRAARGRRTLPGLSPALPDREIVPGELLDLPGRRLRAIWTPGHTPGHVCLHLEEEHPAHLPGRGRLFSGDHLLPEITPHIGLYEDPDDATVTDPLGDYLDSLERVGRLAPAEVLPAHQHVFADASGRVRELLAHHEERLTGLLALLREPLTPWQLAERMEWNRPWSQIPYGSRTIAVSEAEAHLRRLVKLGRAEPVTGSEPVAYVAA is encoded by the coding sequence ATGGCGGAGGCGTTCGATCACGGCGGAGGTGTGCGGTCCGTCCGGGTGCCGATCCCGGACAATCCGCTCGGCCACACGCTGGTGTACGTCGTGGACACCGACCGGGGGCCGGTCCTGGTGGACACGGGCTGGGACGATCCGGCCGCCTGGGACGCGCTCACGGCCGGGCTGACGGCCTGCGGGACGTCCGTCGGCGAGGTGGCCGGCGTCGTCGTCACGCATCACCATCCGGACCACCACGGCCTGTCGGGGCAGGTCCGCGAGGTCTCCGGGGCGTGGGTGGCGATGCACGCGGCGGACGCGGCGATCGTGCGCAGGGCCCGCGAGACGCGGCCCGGGCGCTGGTACGCGTACATGGCGGCCAAGCTGACGGCGGCCGGGGCGCCCGAGGAGCACGTCGCCCCGTTGCGCGCGGCCCGGGGCCGCCGGACCCTGCCCGGCCTCTCCCCCGCGCTGCCCGACCGCGAGATCGTCCCCGGCGAACTCCTCGACCTGCCGGGCCGCCGGCTGCGCGCGATCTGGACCCCGGGCCACACGCCCGGCCACGTGTGTCTGCACCTGGAGGAGGAGCACCCCGCCCATCTCCCCGGCCGGGGAAGGCTGTTCAGCGGCGACCACCTGCTGCCGGAGATCACCCCGCACATCGGCCTGTACGAGGACCCCGACGACGCCACGGTCACCGATCCGCTCGGTGACTACCTGGACTCCCTGGAGCGGGTGGGGCGGCTCGCACCGGCCGAGGTGCTCCCCGCCCACCAGCACGTCTTCGCCGACGCCTCCGGCCGGGTACGGGAGTTGCTCGCGCACCACGAGGAACGCCTCACCGGCCTGCTCGCCCTCCTCCGCGAACCGCTCACCCCCTGGCAGCTGGCCGAGCGCATGGAGTGGAACCGCCCCTGGTCCCAGATCCCCTACGGGTCACGCACCATCGCGGTCTCCGAGGCCGAGGCCCATCTGCGCCGCCTGGTGAAACTGGGGCGGGCGGAGCCGGTGACGGGGAGCGAGCCGGTGGCGTACGTGGCGGCGTGA